One segment of Thermus tengchongensis DNA contains the following:
- a CDS encoding prepilin-type N-terminal cleavage/methylation domain-containing protein codes for MKRQGFSLLELLLASAILVVLGVLVTRALLDQADLARRTQARNEVQDRVRMVMELVKQDLMMAGSSRYVSFSAGSANSFIAGVTEAISGWQGCSSTNPCLSADAGNSTSLRDRFSVRYITSLRPTSEACRKVEYSFDSYTLRRSDVGCSQSASPQPLADNILVLNLRFECSDGSFADTGSPPCTGNRYARAAYITVVGFSLTPAPGNPPDASSFSVVSGNSTLTENCPLGRICFGTSERVELPSLKDQ; via the coding sequence ATGAAGCGTCAGGGTTTTTCCCTCCTGGAACTTCTGCTTGCATCAGCCATCCTGGTCGTCCTCGGAGTCTTGGTCACCCGAGCCCTCCTAGACCAAGCCGACTTAGCCCGACGCACGCAAGCCCGAAACGAGGTGCAAGACCGCGTGCGCATGGTTATGGAGCTGGTGAAGCAAGACTTGATGATGGCCGGAAGCAGCCGATACGTGAGTTTCTCCGCCGGTTCAGCAAACTCGTTCATCGCCGGGGTCACGGAAGCCATCTCGGGTTGGCAGGGATGCTCCAGTACCAACCCCTGCCTTTCCGCCGATGCAGGAAACTCTACTAGCTTGCGGGACCGCTTCTCCGTTCGCTACATTACCAGCCTTAGACCAACATCGGAAGCCTGCCGAAAAGTGGAGTATAGCTTTGACTCGTATACCCTTCGCCGAAGCGACGTGGGCTGCTCCCAATCTGCCAGCCCTCAGCCCCTGGCGGACAACATCTTGGTTCTTAACCTGCGTTTTGAGTGCTCGGACGGCAGTTTTGCCGATACGGGCAGCCCGCCTTGCACGGGCAATCGATATGCGCGAGCAGCGTATATCACGGTCGTAGGTTTTTCCTTAACCCCGGCCCCTGGAAACCCGCCTGATGCCTCGTCCTTCAGCGTCGTGTCGGGCAACTCCACTCTGACCGAAAACTGCCCGTTGGGGCGGATATGCTTTGGCACCAGCGAAAGGGTCGAACTACCCAGCCTGAAGGACCAGTAG
- a CDS encoding type II secretion system protein — protein sequence MRRSGLTIIEVLIAMAILGIAFGALLFNQLSNLRTSARMRLVTEIKAALTQVLEAKNAEVLAKSGSIYAFDDYYWGCPSAVANASSIIGRPLNSVACSGNSTVGRVTVSWSVSGESGIQGEGLILLSARGSIANMTTSPQVALIRRVSCYDVYPSPTRDAPAPCPTPTASGGGRP from the coding sequence ATGAGAAGGAGTGGCCTTACCATCATAGAAGTCCTAATCGCCATGGCTATCCTAGGCATTGCGTTTGGAGCCTTGCTGTTTAATCAGCTTTCTAACTTACGCACCTCCGCACGCATGAGATTGGTCACGGAGATCAAAGCCGCACTTACGCAGGTCTTGGAAGCTAAGAACGCTGAGGTTCTGGCAAAAAGCGGCTCTATCTACGCTTTTGACGATTATTATTGGGGCTGCCCGTCTGCCGTTGCGAACGCTAGCAGCATCATCGGTAGACCCCTCAACTCTGTAGCTTGTTCAGGCAACAGCACGGTGGGGCGCGTCACCGTCTCGTGGAGCGTGAGTGGAGAGAGCGGCATCCAAGGAGAGGGACTCATCCTACTAAGCGCCAGGGGTTCCATAGCCAACATGACCACATCCCCCCAGGTGGCCCTGATCCGTCGCGTCTCTTGCTACGACGTTTATCCATCCCCCACCCGAGATGCCCCTGCCCCCTGTCCCACCCCCACCGCCTCTGGAGGGGGTCGGCCATGA